In a genomic window of Mycolicibacterium neoaurum VKM Ac-1815D:
- a CDS encoding beta-ketoacyl [acyl carrier protein] synthase domain-containing protein, whose amino-acid sequence MSAENTDPVVIIGMAVEAPGGVDSCDSYWDLLAEGREALTPFPDDRGWSIAQVLDGSRRDGFKKIHDLGGFLTSAAFFDPAFFGISPREATAMDPQQRVALRLAWRALEHSGINPDDLSGREVGCYIGASALEYGPHLGEYSQHSGHLITGTSLGVISGRIAYTLDLAGPALTVDTSCSSALAALHTAAAAIRNGDCEMALTGGVCVMGSPGYFVEFSKQHALSDDGHCRPYSSAASGTVWAEGAGIFVLARRSAALRDGRRILAEVLATGVNSDGRTVGLTAPSGIAQQRLFARTLQRAGVRPDEVGMVEGHGTATRLGDRTELRALGDTYGDTPRPGAGALLGSVKSNIGHAQAAAGALGLAKVIIAAQRGAVPPSLHTEQASREIDWDAQGLRLATTITEWPARQGRRVAAVSAFGMSGTNTHTIVAIPDDGEAA is encoded by the coding sequence ATGAGCGCTGAGAACACCGATCCGGTGGTGATCATCGGAATGGCCGTGGAGGCCCCCGGTGGGGTCGACTCGTGCGACAGCTACTGGGATCTGCTGGCCGAAGGTCGGGAGGCCCTGACGCCGTTCCCCGACGACCGGGGCTGGTCCATCGCCCAAGTGTTGGACGGGTCGCGCCGCGACGGTTTCAAGAAGATCCACGATCTGGGTGGATTCCTCACCAGCGCGGCATTTTTCGATCCCGCGTTCTTCGGCATCTCGCCGCGCGAGGCCACCGCCATGGATCCGCAGCAGCGGGTGGCGCTGCGACTGGCCTGGCGCGCGCTCGAACACAGTGGGATCAATCCCGACGATCTTTCCGGTCGGGAGGTGGGCTGCTACATCGGCGCCTCCGCACTGGAATACGGACCACACTTGGGCGAGTACTCCCAGCACAGTGGGCATCTCATCACCGGCACCTCACTCGGTGTCATCTCCGGTCGGATCGCCTACACCCTGGATCTGGCCGGACCCGCGCTGACCGTGGACACCTCCTGCTCGTCGGCCTTGGCGGCCCTGCACACCGCCGCGGCAGCCATCCGCAACGGCGATTGCGAGATGGCGCTCACCGGCGGGGTCTGCGTGATGGGAAGCCCTGGCTACTTCGTCGAATTCTCCAAACAACATGCGCTGTCCGATGACGGGCACTGCCGGCCCTACAGCAGTGCGGCCAGCGGAACGGTGTGGGCCGAGGGGGCGGGAATATTCGTGCTGGCGCGCAGGTCGGCCGCACTGCGCGACGGCCGCCGCATACTGGCCGAAGTGCTGGCCACCGGTGTCAACTCCGATGGCCGTACCGTCGGGCTGACCGCACCGAGCGGTATCGCGCAACAGCGGCTGTTCGCCCGCACGCTGCAACGCGCCGGTGTGCGCCCCGACGAGGTCGGCATGGTCGAAGGGCACGGCACCGCAACCCGGCTCGGTGACCGCACGGAATTGCGTGCACTGGGCGACACCTACGGCGACACCCCCCGCCCCGGTGCCGGAGCCCTGCTCGGTTCGGTGAAATCAAATATCGGGCACGCCCAGGCTGCGGCGGGCGCGCTCGGGCTGGCCAAGGTGATCATCGCCGCCCAGCGCGGTGCGGTTCCGCCCAGCCTGCACACCGAGCAGGCCAGCCGGGAGATCGACTGGGATGCCCAGGGCCTGCGACTGGCCACCACGATCACCGAATGGCCTGCGCGCCAAGGGCGGCGGGTCGCCGCGGTATCGGCGTTCGGCATGAGTGGCACCAACACCCACACCATCGTGGCCATACCCGATGATGGCGAGGCCGCCTGA
- a CDS encoding thioesterase II family protein: MTAPDLTFAPWIKRYPAAAPGAGATLVFPHAGGAALAYRSFGTALAAAGSDAYVLQYPQRGDRLTHPAHATVGELAADLFGAGDWACIGPLRLFGHCMGAVVAFEFARVAEQRGVTIDALWASASEAPSTVAGAPDLPMAESEILAEMVDLGGTDPQLLADDDFVELLLMAVRADYAAFNRYECAADIRIAADIHTLGGERDHRIDEDMLRRWQAHTGGAFTVSMFDGGHFYLNEHTGEVAELVNAL, from the coding sequence GTGACCGCCCCCGACCTGACCTTCGCGCCCTGGATCAAGCGTTATCCGGCCGCGGCGCCCGGTGCTGGCGCCACGCTGGTGTTCCCGCATGCCGGTGGCGCCGCACTGGCCTACCGCTCCTTCGGTACCGCGCTGGCTGCTGCCGGATCGGATGCCTATGTGCTGCAGTACCCCCAACGCGGTGACCGGCTGACCCACCCTGCGCACGCGACGGTGGGGGAGCTGGCCGCAGACCTCTTCGGTGCGGGCGACTGGGCGTGCATCGGTCCGCTGCGGTTGTTCGGGCACTGTATGGGCGCGGTGGTGGCCTTCGAGTTCGCCCGGGTGGCCGAACAGCGTGGCGTCACCATCGATGCGCTGTGGGCGTCGGCCAGTGAGGCGCCGTCGACGGTGGCGGGCGCACCCGACCTGCCGATGGCCGAGAGCGAGATCCTGGCCGAGATGGTCGATCTCGGCGGTACCGACCCGCAACTGCTCGCCGACGACGATTTCGTCGAACTGTTGTTGATGGCGGTGCGCGCCGACTATGCCGCCTTCAACCGGTATGAGTGCGCCGCCGATATCCGCATCGCCGCCGATATCCACACCCTCGGCGGCGAGCGCGACCACCGCATCGACGAAGACATGTTGCGGCGCTGGCAGGCCCACACCGGCGGGGCGTTCACGGTCTCGATGTTCGACGGCGGTCATTTCTACCTCAACGAGCACACCGGCGAGGTGGCCGAGCTCGTGAATGCGCTGTGA
- a CDS encoding non-ribosomal peptide synthetase has translation MAVAGTTAETVRVEVAELLGIATESLDPDADLIAAGLDSIRMMSLSGRWRKQGIDVGFAALAANPTVAAWQDLVAEHAPAAPVAMPAEGDGGDEPDAPFSLAPIAHAMWVGRHGEQELGGVAAHLYVEFDGTGVDPERLQHAATKLVVRHPMLRQEILPDGTQRIGDRGLPVTVYDLREVADADERLERIRDDKSHQLLDDEVLQIALSLLPGGRTRLHVDMDMQAADAVSYRNFMADLAALYRGADLPELGYTYREYRNRLVASTPPPSEADRQWWAERIPDLPEPPALPLVPRDQQENPLRSIRLWHIFDVPTRDALYANAHKRGITPAMAVAAAYSNALARWSTDSRFLLNLPMFGREPYHPDVDKLVGCFTSSLMLDIDLGAASTPAARARAVQEVLHTTAAHSSVSGLDVLRDMSRHRGTQTLATIVYTSALGLGDLFAGDVTEQFGEPVWTISQGPQVLIDAQATPLADGLMINWDVRVEAFPPGVPEAMFAYEVAELARLAADDAAWDEPDPPALSEQSRAVRAAVNSRTAAPGGDNLVDGFFRNAAATPDATALIASGGTLTYGQLRDQVVAVAGSLQGRGVGRGDIVAVLGPKGAEQIPALLGILAAGAAYLPIGVDQPADRATRILDTAGVACALVCGTDVPPVLAKTGLPHLSVAQACTATATYETVEGSLDDLAYVLFTSGSTGEPKGVELTHDAVMNTLEFLYRHFDIGADARALALSHLESDMSIPDIFGTLRVGGAIVMVDEEHRRDPDTWARLIAQHKVSVVNFLPGWLQMLTEVPGDLSSLRVVLAGGDWVRPDMVRALRARAPRMRFAGLGGATETAVHGTIFEIGPDAGDDLGIPANAAAVPYGVPFDNNACRVVSPSGADCPDWVPGELWFTGRGIARGYRGRPDLTAEKFVEYDGRTWYRTGDLARYRPDGTLEFIGRTDHRVKLSGYRIELGEVEAALTRVPGVAAAVAAVVAPPGGTDRRTGDVLGALVRLDDPALDPEAISSALADLVPAHMVPQLIVTCDRIPYTVGGKIDRKAVALRLAEAELPAERGYRAPTGALETAVARIMGELLGRDTIGVDDDFFGLGGDSVMATQVVGQVRDWLDTPTIMVPDIFATRTVAALARRLTEREPDGDRLEQVAQLYLEVAEMDDAAVQSELHSAGIA, from the coding sequence GTGGCGGTCGCTGGGACCACAGCAGAAACGGTTCGGGTCGAGGTCGCCGAACTACTCGGAATCGCTACCGAATCGCTGGACCCGGACGCCGATCTCATCGCCGCCGGGCTCGACTCCATCCGGATGATGTCGCTCTCCGGGCGCTGGCGTAAACAGGGTATCGATGTGGGGTTCGCCGCGCTGGCGGCCAATCCCACGGTGGCCGCCTGGCAGGACCTCGTCGCCGAGCATGCTCCTGCGGCACCTGTGGCCATGCCCGCCGAGGGAGATGGTGGCGACGAACCCGACGCGCCCTTTTCGCTGGCGCCGATCGCCCACGCGATGTGGGTGGGCCGCCACGGTGAACAGGAACTCGGCGGGGTGGCCGCGCACCTGTACGTCGAGTTCGACGGCACTGGTGTGGACCCCGAGCGGCTGCAGCACGCTGCGACGAAACTCGTTGTCCGCCATCCCATGTTGCGTCAAGAGATCTTGCCCGACGGCACCCAGCGGATCGGTGATCGTGGTCTTCCGGTCACCGTCTACGACCTGCGCGAGGTGGCCGATGCGGACGAGCGCCTGGAGCGCATCCGCGACGACAAGTCCCATCAGCTGCTCGACGACGAGGTGCTGCAGATCGCGTTGTCGCTACTGCCCGGGGGAAGGACCCGGTTGCACGTGGACATGGACATGCAGGCCGCCGATGCGGTGAGCTACCGCAACTTCATGGCCGACCTGGCCGCGTTATACCGCGGTGCCGACCTGCCCGAGCTCGGGTACACCTACCGCGAGTACCGCAACCGGTTGGTCGCATCCACCCCGCCGCCCTCGGAGGCCGACCGGCAGTGGTGGGCAGAACGCATCCCGGATCTCCCGGAACCGCCTGCGCTGCCGTTGGTTCCGCGCGATCAGCAGGAGAACCCGTTGCGCAGCATCAGGTTGTGGCACATCTTCGACGTGCCGACCCGGGACGCGCTGTACGCCAACGCACACAAACGCGGCATTACCCCGGCGATGGCTGTCGCCGCGGCCTATTCGAATGCCCTGGCCCGCTGGTCCACGGACTCACGCTTCCTGCTGAACCTGCCGATGTTCGGCCGTGAGCCCTACCACCCGGATGTCGACAAGCTGGTCGGCTGTTTCACCTCGTCGCTGATGCTCGACATCGACCTCGGGGCGGCGTCGACCCCGGCGGCCCGCGCCCGTGCCGTGCAGGAGGTGCTGCACACCACCGCCGCGCATTCTTCGGTGTCGGGGCTCGACGTATTGCGCGATATGAGCCGCCATCGCGGCACCCAGACACTGGCGACCATCGTCTACACCAGCGCGCTCGGACTCGGCGACTTGTTCGCCGGTGACGTCACCGAGCAGTTCGGCGAGCCCGTCTGGACCATCTCGCAGGGTCCGCAGGTGCTCATCGACGCGCAGGCCACCCCGCTGGCCGATGGACTGATGATCAACTGGGATGTCCGCGTCGAGGCGTTCCCGCCCGGTGTGCCGGAGGCGATGTTCGCCTACGAGGTGGCCGAGTTGGCGCGACTGGCCGCCGACGACGCGGCTTGGGACGAGCCCGACCCACCCGCGCTGAGCGAGCAGTCGCGTGCGGTGCGCGCGGCGGTCAACTCCCGCACCGCGGCCCCAGGCGGCGACAACCTGGTCGACGGATTCTTCCGCAACGCCGCGGCGACACCGGACGCCACGGCGCTGATCGCCTCGGGCGGAACGCTGACCTACGGCCAACTCCGGGATCAGGTTGTTGCGGTGGCCGGATCGCTGCAGGGCCGCGGTGTCGGTCGTGGCGATATCGTCGCGGTGCTGGGACCCAAGGGGGCCGAACAGATCCCGGCCCTGCTGGGCATCCTGGCCGCCGGCGCGGCCTACCTGCCGATCGGGGTCGACCAGCCGGCCGACCGCGCCACCCGCATCCTGGACACCGCCGGAGTCGCCTGCGCACTGGTCTGCGGCACCGACGTGCCCCCGGTGCTGGCGAAGACCGGTTTGCCCCACCTTTCGGTCGCGCAGGCCTGCACCGCCACGGCGACATACGAGACCGTCGAGGGCTCGCTCGATGATCTCGCCTACGTGTTGTTCACGTCCGGGTCGACCGGTGAACCCAAGGGTGTCGAGCTGACCCACGATGCGGTGATGAACACGCTGGAGTTTCTGTACCGGCACTTCGACATCGGTGCCGATGCCCGCGCGCTCGCGCTGTCACACCTGGAATCGGACATGTCGATCCCCGATATCTTCGGCACCCTGCGCGTCGGCGGCGCCATCGTGATGGTCGACGAGGAACACCGCCGCGATCCGGACACCTGGGCACGGTTGATCGCCCAACACAAGGTGTCGGTGGTGAACTTCCTGCCCGGGTGGCTGCAGATGCTCACCGAGGTTCCCGGTGACCTGTCCTCCCTGCGGGTGGTACTCGCCGGCGGTGACTGGGTGCGCCCGGACATGGTGCGCGCACTGCGCGCGCGGGCACCGCGGATGCGCTTCGCCGGCCTGGGCGGTGCCACCGAGACCGCCGTGCACGGCACCATCTTCGAGATCGGGCCGGATGCGGGAGACGACCTGGGGATTCCGGCGAACGCTGCCGCGGTGCCCTACGGTGTGCCGTTCGACAACAACGCATGCCGGGTGGTCAGCCCGTCCGGTGCCGACTGCCCCGACTGGGTACCCGGCGAACTCTGGTTCACCGGCCGCGGCATCGCGCGAGGCTACCGCGGCCGCCCCGACCTGACCGCCGAGAAGTTCGTCGAATACGACGGCCGGACCTGGTATCGCACCGGCGATCTGGCCCGCTACCGGCCCGACGGCACGCTGGAGTTCATCGGTCGCACCGATCACCGGGTCAAGCTCAGCGGCTATCGCATCGAACTCGGCGAGGTCGAGGCCGCCCTGACCCGCGTTCCCGGTGTCGCCGCGGCGGTCGCTGCGGTGGTTGCTCCACCGGGCGGCACGGACCGACGCACAGGCGATGTGCTCGGGGCTCTGGTTCGCCTTGACGATCCGGCGCTCGATCCCGAGGCCATCTCCTCGGCGCTGGCCGATCTGGTTCCCGCGCACATGGTTCCGCAGTTGATCGTCACCTGCGACCGGATCCCGTACACGGTCGGGGGCAAGATCGACCGCAAGGCCGTCGCGCTGCGGCTGGCCGAGGCCGAACTACCTGCCGAGCGCGGCTACCGGGCACCCACCGGTGCGTTGGAGACCGCGGTGGCCCGGATCATGGGCGAGCTCCTGGGCCGCGACACCATCGGCGTCGATGACGACTTCTTCGGTCTCGGTGGAGATTCGGTGATGGCAACCCAGGTGGTGGGGCAGGTGCGCGACTGGCTGGACACGCCCACGATCATGGTGCCGGACATCTTCGCCACCCGGACCGTCGCCGCGCTGGCGCGCCGGCTGACCGAACGCGAGCCCGACGGTGACCGCCTCGAACAGGTGGCCCAGCTGTACCTGGAAGTCGCCGAAATGGACGACGCCGCCGTGCAGTCCGAATTGCACAGCGCGGGAATCGCGTGA
- a CDS encoding (2,3-dihydroxybenzoyl)adenylate synthase, whose amino-acid sequence MSTVFPKERDDLTDGFVAFPADRAAVYRDAGYWTGSRLDSILANAATRWPAARAVVDAQRSYTFAELDTLADVVAARLLELGLQPGDRVLLQLLNTTRFAVALFGLLRAGVVPVMCLSGHRAAELGHFAEVSGAVGLIIPDTAGGFDFREMAAALQTEHPALAHVIVDGEPGRYLAFDTLTEPGPAPTTAPRVEVDPAGPALLLVSGGTTGLPKLIARTHDDYVYTAIASAQAYGMTSADTYLVALPAGHNFPLACPGLLGAMTVGALTVFTTDPSPENAFALIDEHGVTVTGLVNALAKVWAQACDWEPVLPTSLRVVQVGGSRMTAEEAKFILDNLTPGLSQIFGMAEGMLNFTRPGDPVEVLLHTQGRPMSPHDEMRVVDEFGVDVAPGAEGELLVRGPYTINGYYRAEEANARSFSPDGFYRSGDRVRIFTDGPKAGYVEVTGRIKDVIHRGGETVSASDLEEHLFAHPGIYAAAAVAMPDEYLGEKICAAVVFSGAPITLTELNSFLDSRGVSAHTKPDMLAALPTLPKTAVGKVDKKQIIAQLSAS is encoded by the coding sequence ATGAGCACGGTTTTTCCCAAGGAACGCGACGATCTCACCGATGGCTTCGTGGCGTTTCCGGCCGATCGCGCCGCCGTTTATCGGGACGCCGGCTACTGGACCGGCTCGCGCCTGGATTCCATCCTGGCCAACGCCGCCACCCGTTGGCCGGCCGCCCGAGCGGTCGTCGATGCGCAGCGCAGCTACACCTTCGCCGAACTGGACACCCTCGCCGATGTGGTGGCGGCCCGGCTGCTCGAGCTGGGACTGCAACCCGGTGACCGGGTGCTGCTGCAGCTGCTCAACACCACCCGGTTCGCGGTCGCGCTGTTCGGCCTGCTGCGCGCCGGTGTCGTACCGGTCATGTGCCTGTCCGGCCACCGCGCGGCCGAACTGGGGCACTTCGCCGAGGTCAGCGGTGCGGTCGGACTGATAATCCCGGATACCGCAGGCGGTTTCGACTTCCGCGAGATGGCCGCTGCATTGCAGACCGAGCATCCCGCGCTTGCGCACGTGATCGTCGACGGGGAACCCGGCCGGTACCTGGCCTTCGACACCCTGACCGAGCCCGGCCCGGCGCCGACCACCGCACCCCGGGTGGAGGTCGACCCGGCCGGGCCCGCCCTGCTGCTGGTCTCCGGCGGCACCACCGGGCTACCGAAGCTGATCGCGCGGACCCACGACGATTACGTCTACACCGCCATCGCCTCGGCGCAGGCCTACGGCATGACCAGTGCGGACACCTATCTGGTCGCGCTGCCCGCCGGGCACAACTTCCCGCTCGCCTGCCCGGGCCTCCTCGGCGCGATGACGGTGGGCGCGCTCACCGTCTTCACCACCGATCCCAGCCCGGAGAACGCCTTCGCCCTGATCGACGAGCACGGGGTCACCGTCACCGGGCTGGTCAACGCGCTGGCCAAGGTGTGGGCGCAGGCCTGCGACTGGGAACCGGTGCTGCCCACCTCGCTGCGGGTCGTCCAGGTCGGCGGTTCGCGGATGACGGCCGAGGAGGCGAAGTTCATCCTGGACAACCTGACACCCGGACTGAGCCAGATCTTCGGTATGGCCGAGGGCATGCTGAACTTCACCAGGCCCGGTGACCCGGTCGAGGTGCTGCTGCACACCCAGGGCCGGCCCATGTCGCCGCATGACGAGATGCGCGTCGTGGACGAGTTCGGTGTCGATGTCGCGCCCGGTGCGGAGGGCGAGCTATTGGTGCGCGGTCCGTACACCATCAACGGCTACTACCGCGCCGAGGAGGCCAACGCACGCTCGTTCAGTCCCGACGGGTTCTACCGCTCCGGGGACCGGGTCCGCATCTTCACCGACGGACCGAAGGCCGGTTACGTCGAGGTGACCGGCCGCATCAAGGATGTCATCCACCGTGGCGGTGAGACGGTCTCCGCATCCGATCTGGAAGAGCACCTGTTCGCCCATCCCGGGATCTACGCCGCGGCCGCGGTGGCGATGCCCGACGAGTACCTCGGTGAAAAGATCTGCGCCGCTGTGGTTTTCTCCGGAGCGCCCATCACTCTGACCGAACTGAACAGCTTTCTGGATTCCCGCGGGGTGTCTGCCCACACCAAGCCGGACATGCTTGCCGCGTTGCCGACGCTGCCCAAGACTGCGGTCGGCAAAGTGGACAAGAAGCAGATCATCGCGCAATTGAGCGCCTCGTGA